A window from Telopea speciosissima isolate NSW1024214 ecotype Mountain lineage chromosome 8, Tspe_v1, whole genome shotgun sequence encodes these proteins:
- the LOC122671160 gene encoding motile sperm domain-containing protein 2, translated as MALRLGLPLGHSFHGYVAKTTPIRFSKVSAQNSMWPSVESPKLIMEVKEKLERDHPSLHVGKNGRDDDKMILWFLKDRKFSVDEAVKKLMIAIKWHEEFGVSELSEESIRGIAETGKAYVHDFLDVDDRPVLIVEASKHLPAMHDPVEDEKLCVFLIEKALSKLPDGKEQILGIFDLRDFGSENADIRFLKFLIDVSYYYYPKRLGEVLFVDAPFVFQPIWQLVKPLLKSYASLVRFCSKDTVRQEYFTEATVPVRFKD; from the exons ATGGCTCTGCGTTTGGGTCTCCCTCTTGGCCATTCCTTCCATGGCTATGTCGCCAAAACTACACCTATCCGATTCTCCAAAGTTTCCGCTCAGAATTCGATGTGGCCATCAGTCGAATCGCCCAAG CTCATAATGGAAGTAAAGGAAAAGCTCGAGAGAGATCATCCTAGTCTTCATGTAGGaaagaatggaagagatgatgacaAGATGATCTTGTGGTTTCTCAAGGATCGAAAGTTTTCTGTTGATGAAGCTGTCAAAAAATTGATGATAGCCATT AAATGGCATGAAGAGTTTGGTGTGTCCGAATTGTCTGAAGAGTCCATAAGAGGCATAGCTGAAACTGGAAAAGCTTATGTGCATGACTTTCTTGATGTTGATGACAGACCTGTACTCATAGTGGAGGCATCCAAACATCTTCCGGCA ATGCATGATCCAGTTGAGGATGAGAAGCTTTGTGTTTTCTTAATTGAGAAGGCATTGAGTAAACTCCCAGATGGAAAAGAACAAATACTTGGAATATTCGACCTCCGGGATTTTGGCTCAGAGAATGCGGACATCAGATTCTTGAAGTTCTTG ATCGATGTCTCCTATTATTACTATCCAAAGCGCTTGGGTGAGGTCCTCTTTGTGGATGCACCCTTTGTTTTCCAGCCAATTTGGCAACTAGTCAAGCCTTTGTTAAAATCATATGCTTCTTTG